Proteins from a single region of Candidatus Binatus sp.:
- a CDS encoding nicotinate phosphoribosyltransferase encodes MPIDLRFDPNEIPLLTDLYELTMAASYFALGFNRPACFGISVRRLPARRGFLVAAGLERLLEALEQFRFEPAILDYLASLKLFKSDFLDFLGNLRFMGEVHAMAEGTVFFAGEPIIEVRAPLIEAQLIETLVINQIGMASLIASKAARSVIAARGKRLVDFGLRRSQGEAAGLIAARSSYLAGFDGTSNVLAGRRYGIPLYGTMAHSYIMAHDRERDAFEHFVQDFPKLSTLLVDTYDTVRGVRNAVIVAEQMRRQGFELEGVRLDSGDLADLSLKARAILDGNGLKNTSIFASGNLNEYKIHDLITRNAPIDAFGVGTEMVVSGDAPSLDLAYKLNEYDGIPRIKTSEGKLTLPGKKQVFRAIDADGRFYADLIGLAGETASLVAPQFNPIPSEVAKLLSLQFSGGRRLMPRPTLAESRERFLSTLERLDPRYKELEQPGTYPARYTSALSAMQNELKQRAEKYQE; translated from the coding sequence ATGCCAATCGACCTGAGATTCGATCCAAACGAGATTCCTCTGCTCACCGATCTTTACGAGCTTACGATGGCTGCAAGCTACTTCGCGCTTGGATTCAATCGACCGGCATGTTTCGGCATCAGCGTCCGCCGCCTGCCTGCACGCCGCGGCTTCCTTGTGGCAGCCGGCTTGGAACGGCTGCTGGAAGCGCTTGAACAGTTTCGATTCGAACCCGCCATACTCGACTACCTGGCGTCACTGAAGCTGTTCAAATCAGACTTTCTTGATTTCCTCGGCAACCTGCGATTTATGGGCGAGGTCCATGCCATGGCCGAAGGCACGGTTTTTTTTGCCGGGGAACCAATCATCGAAGTGCGCGCTCCGTTAATCGAGGCACAACTGATCGAGACGCTGGTCATCAACCAGATCGGAATGGCCTCACTTATCGCGAGCAAGGCGGCGCGTAGCGTGATCGCGGCGCGCGGCAAGCGGCTCGTTGATTTCGGACTCAGACGCAGCCAAGGCGAGGCCGCAGGCCTGATAGCGGCGCGTTCGAGTTACCTCGCGGGCTTCGATGGCACCTCCAATGTCCTTGCCGGCCGGCGTTACGGTATCCCGCTCTATGGCACCATGGCTCACAGCTACATCATGGCGCACGACCGGGAGCGCGACGCCTTCGAGCACTTCGTCCAGGATTTCCCAAAGCTCAGCACGCTTCTGGTCGACACCTACGACACCGTCCGCGGCGTCCGGAATGCCGTCATTGTCGCGGAGCAGATGCGTCGGCAGGGCTTTGAGCTGGAGGGGGTACGGCTCGACAGCGGCGATCTCGCCGACTTAAGCCTCAAGGCGCGGGCCATCCTCGATGGTAACGGTCTCAAGAATACTTCGATCTTCGCGAGCGGGAATCTTAACGAATACAAGATTCACGATTTGATCACGAGAAACGCTCCGATCGATGCTTTCGGCGTCGGCACCGAGATGGTCGTTAGTGGCGACGCTCCATCGCTCGACCTCGCCTACAAGCTGAACGAATATGACGGCATTCCTCGAATCAAGACTTCCGAAGGAAAGCTTACCCTGCCCGGGAAAAAGCAGGTGTTCCGTGCAATCGACGCGGACGGCCGCTTTTATGCCGACCTGATAGGTCTGGCCGGCGAGACCGCGTCGCTCGTCGCGCCCCAATTCAATCCAATTCCTTCCGAAGTCGCGAAACTCCTGTCGCTGCAATTCAGCGGTGGCCGGAGGCTCATGCCGCGTCCCACGCTCGCCGAGTCGCGCGAGCGTTTTCTCAGCACGCTCGAGCGGCTCGATCCGCGTTACAAGGAACTCGAGCAGCCGGGGACGTATCCGGCACGGTATACGTCCGCCCTCAGCGCGATGCAGAATGAACTGAAGCAACGCGCCGAGAAGTATCAAGAATAA